The Thermodesulfobacteriota bacterium genomic sequence TGTAGACAAGCATAGTAGAGGATCCGTAAATAACATATCCCGCGCCTGCTTGCTCTGATCCTTTTTGCAAGAAATCTTCAGCAGTGCAGGGGCTTCCTATCGGTGATACTCTTCTGTAAATAGAAAAGATAGTTCCTACTGATACATTGACATCTATATTTGATGACCCGTCTAAAGGATCAATTGCAACAATATATTTCCCATCCAAGGATGCTTCACCTTTAAATGCAATATATTCATCGTTTTCCTCTGAGGCTACTCCGCAGCAGTGTCCGCCAAGCTCAAGTGAGGCAATAAAAGTTTTATTAGCTAGTATGTCTAATTTTTTTACTTCCTCACCTTGTACATTCGTATAGCCGGTTGTGCCAAGCACATCAACCAGGCCTGCTTTATTTACTTCTCTGTTTACAATCTTGGAAGCAAGCGCAATATTTCTAAGAAGCCTGGAAAGCTCACCTGTTGCGTATGGGAAATCAGTTTGTCTTTTTATTATGAATTCATCTAGAGTTTGAACGCCTATCATAGCGGTTATATTACCGAAATTCTGTGAATTAGGAAAATTTTGTGCTTGATCAACAATAAATTTAGTGCTCTTTAATTATTTTGATCATCTAAAATCTCTTTTAACTTTGGGGAGTCTTGTATCCTCATAGCAGCCTCTAAACCTTCTTTGCGGATTAACTCTCTTGACCTTATAAGACTTTGTCGTAAGTCATCCGGCAACCTGCTCTTTATTTCTTCATATGCTGAAAATAGGTAAGGAATAGTAGTAGAATTTGATATAGTTGGCGAGTCTTTGGGAACAAAGAAACTAGCTGACGATACAAACAAGAACGCTACCACAGCACCAATAATTAAACCAAGCGCAGCTCCTGCTATTCTATTGAGCCAGCCAAGATGAATGGTGCCTATAAGCTTTGTTACAAGCCAGCCAAGAATTTGAATAACAAGATAGCCGGCAAAACCAACAATTAAGAAAGCACCCACGTTTGCTATCGACTCATTATTTACAAGGTTGTCTCTTATAAACATTTGAGCGAATACATCATAGAAAATTATTGCTACGATCACTCCGCCAATCAGAGCTGCTATGGAAAATACCTGCCTGACAAGACCTCGTGTCAGCCCCATTAGCACAAAGAGGAAAATGATTATATATACAGTAATATCAATCCAGTTCATGTTTTTTCTTTTCTATATCTCATACAGACAGCATTGGATTATATTAGCATGCTAGACTACAATAATACAAAGAGCCCATTTTAAGATCTAGGGTACTAAACAGTTATATCATATTAATCATATGTGCGGAGGGTTTTTTATGGATAGCAATGAGATTAAAGTTACATGTCCTGAGTGCAATA encodes the following:
- the fbp gene encoding class 1 fructose-bisphosphatase; protein product: MIGVQTLDEFIIKRQTDFPYATGELSRLLRNIALASKIVNREVNKAGLVDVLGTTGYTNVQGEEVKKLDILANKTFIASLELGGHCCGVASEENDEYIAFKGEASLDGKYIVAIDPLDGSSNIDVNVSVGTIFSIYRRVSPIGSPCTAEDFLQKGSEQAGAGYVIYGSSTMLVYTTGHGVNGFTLDPSIGEFCLSHPDFTIPEDGKTYSVNTGNFYNFPQGVRDYIKYCKSIGKDTGSPYSARYIGSMVADIHRNMITGGIYIYPPLEDYPQGKLRLVYECNPLSFIVEQAGGMATDGHNRILDLEPNELHQRTPIFIGSSEMVSKAHEFLKNGQ
- a CDS encoding CvpA family protein; the encoded protein is MNWIDITVYIIIFLFVLMGLTRGLVRQVFSIAALIGGVIVAIIFYDVFAQMFIRDNLVNNESIANVGAFLIVGFAGYLVIQILGWLVTKLIGTIHLGWLNRIAGAALGLIIGAVVAFLFVSSASFFVPKDSPTISNSTTIPYLFSAYEEIKSRLPDDLRQSLIRSRELIRKEGLEAAMRIQDSPKLKEILDDQNN